From a single Terriglobia bacterium genomic region:
- a CDS encoding carboxypeptidase-like regulatory domain-containing protein: MSSVPGAKERIWLLAAIAILGLLAWLWRAHVECPNTATKSGGSEALSSNPKSTEVTSRESKLPVPMPGSGVPTSVPMIPIRVVGRDAGVEIHSYGKALVEIDYVDGLTNRPVTSGTITIEPFYGPDLTAELNDEGKIFFEAEPGDYYLRSSCPEYYKKMENIAVPQASGNIQKIIRLSRSVFLRGIVKNADGKAQPEACITIVAGGESCISRSGNNGIFEAQLPAHNIDKIYAFRPPHAIAELGPLTLSESHNPFLEITLPEDYETVRLTGKVLDDQNRPVEDAWVELRAKSSYREQRPHILISMAERSYYDSIRTDAAGRFSVELLPQREVALTVRAENLEYYSETLDVLNDVHRDIRLKRDPLFKVKVQDIDGHLVSGLGVTAIAPSGRAVHFYSSEKGVYFASSYPFVIFAAGLNNNLGTTASAWIGSYRDEITLTLGQAQIAGRAMDEAGNPVKFIRVDFLLARADSYHCGGPMEFYSQDGSFVIRNLVAGKASLTITPGFSEQRKGLNEFQQDVAVTEGRTTFVPVIFKAK, encoded by the coding sequence ATGAGTTCGGTGCCCGGCGCTAAGGAGAGAATCTGGCTGCTGGCTGCGATCGCAATCCTGGGCCTGCTGGCGTGGCTTTGGCGGGCACACGTTGAATGCCCGAATACGGCAACGAAAAGCGGCGGATCGGAAGCGCTCTCATCCAATCCAAAATCTACCGAAGTAACGTCCCGTGAGTCGAAACTGCCTGTTCCCATGCCCGGTTCTGGCGTGCCCACGTCCGTTCCCATGATCCCGATCCGCGTTGTGGGAAGAGATGCCGGCGTAGAAATACACAGTTATGGCAAGGCGCTCGTCGAGATCGACTATGTTGATGGGCTGACGAATCGGCCGGTAACTTCCGGGACCATAACCATTGAGCCCTTTTATGGGCCGGATCTTACGGCGGAGCTGAACGACGAAGGCAAGATTTTCTTCGAAGCCGAACCTGGAGATTATTATCTGCGTTCCTCCTGCCCCGAGTATTACAAAAAAATGGAGAATATCGCAGTCCCACAGGCGTCGGGGAATATTCAGAAGATCATCCGATTGAGCCGGTCCGTTTTTCTGCGAGGCATAGTCAAGAACGCCGACGGCAAGGCTCAACCTGAAGCCTGCATCACGATTGTCGCGGGTGGGGAATCGTGCATTTCGAGGAGCGGCAACAACGGCATTTTTGAAGCGCAATTGCCGGCGCACAACATTGACAAAATCTATGCGTTCAGGCCTCCGCACGCCATCGCCGAATTGGGGCCGCTGACGTTGTCGGAATCTCACAATCCCTTCCTGGAGATCACCCTCCCGGAAGATTATGAGACCGTGAGGTTGACGGGAAAGGTTCTGGATGACCAGAACCGGCCCGTCGAAGATGCGTGGGTGGAGCTGCGAGCGAAATCCTCTTACCGGGAACAACGCCCGCACATTCTCATCTCAATGGCCGAACGTTCCTACTACGACTCGATCAGAACCGACGCGGCTGGCCGCTTTTCGGTCGAATTGTTGCCGCAGCGTGAAGTCGCCCTGACGGTGCGCGCCGAGAATCTGGAATACTACTCCGAGACTCTGGACGTCCTGAATGACGTTCACCGGGATATTCGTCTCAAGCGCGATCCGCTGTTCAAGGTCAAGGTGCAGGATATTGACGGGCACCTGGTGTCCGGTCTGGGAGTCACGGCGATTGCACCCAGCGGTAGAGCGGTCCACTTTTATTCATCGGAGAAGGGAGTCTATTTCGCCTCATCGTATCCGTTTGTCATTTTCGCTGCGGGTCTCAACAACAATCTGGGAACGACCGCCAGCGCTTGGATCGGCAGCTATCGCGATGAAATCACGCTCACGCTCGGCCAGGCGCAAATTGCCGGCCGGGCCATGGACGAAGCCGGGAACCCGGTCAAGTTCATCAGAGTGGATTTTCTGCTTGCCCGGGCCGATTCCTACCACTGCGGCGGTCCGATGGAGTTTTATTCGCAGGACGGATCCTTCGTCATCCGAAACCTCGTTGCCGGCAAAGCATCGCTCACAATCACTCCGGGATTCTCGGAACAACGCAAGGGGCTGAACGAATTCCAGCAGGATGTGGCGGTGACAGAAGGCCGGACAACATTCGTCCCCGTGATTTTCAAAGCGAAGTGA
- a CDS encoding hemerythrin domain-containing protein — MKRRKGRITEPSGQSRKIVPGPIYQLLAMGHRRLESLLARAALIPGRLDLEAYGEFRAELLRHIGMEENILIPAAQRARRGGPLPMAARLRLDHGALAALLVPPPTLGIVAAIRAILSVHNLAEEGTGGLYETCEELAGDDLGMLTERLRDAPYPRLKPHVSNARVDEATRRALARAGYDFDVLAGPGNH; from the coding sequence ATGAAGCGGCGAAAAGGACGGATCACTGAGCCCTCCGGCCAGTCAAGGAAGATCGTGCCGGGTCCGATTTATCAACTGCTGGCAATGGGCCACAGGAGGCTCGAGAGCCTGTTGGCCCGGGCCGCCCTGATCCCTGGCAGGCTAGACCTGGAGGCATACGGGGAATTTCGCGCCGAATTGCTGAGACACATTGGCATGGAGGAGAACATCCTGATCCCGGCAGCGCAACGTGCCCGCCGCGGCGGACCCTTGCCGATGGCTGCCAGGCTTCGCCTCGACCATGGGGCGTTGGCCGCACTCCTGGTACCCCCGCCGACCCTCGGGATCGTCGCTGCAATCCGCGCGATTCTGTCTGTTCATAATTTGGCCGAGGAAGGGACCGGTGGCCTTTATGAGACCTGTGAGGAATTGGCCGGCGACGATCTCGGCATGCTCACCGAAAGACTGCGCGACGCTCCTTACCCCAGGTTGAAACCGCATGTATCCAATGCGCGTGTGGATGAAGCGACACGACGCGCTCTTGCCAGGGCAGGATACGATTTCGATGTCCTGGCAGGCCCTGGAAACCATTAA
- a CDS encoding PQQ-binding-like beta-propeller repeat protein has product MSALLLSAVLISPAAGQKNPAGSNWPSFRGPNASGIAEGFSLPTTWDATTSKNILWKTPIPGLGHSSPIVWGNRIYVSTAISGIDRPELKVGLYGDIGSVEDRTSHRWIVYCLDRLSGKIIWGKTVYSGVPKIKRHPKSTHANTTLATDGRHLVAFFGSEGLHCFDMDGKPLWTKDLGLLDSGYYVAPEAQWEFGSSPIIYRDRVLIQCDVLNGSFIAALNVKDGSEVWRTPRNDVPTWGTPTVYDDGKQAQMIINGYRHIGSYDVNTGTELWRLRGGGDIPVPTPVVARDMVFITNAHGTMAPIYAIRLNAIGDISLKANETSNEFVAWSTPREGAYMITPIVYGDYLYSCKNNGVLYCYEAGTGKKVYQERLGDGTTGFTAAPVAGDAKIYFSSEDGDIYVVKAGSRFEILSKNPMGEICMASPAISGGVIYFRTKEHVVAVSARP; this is encoded by the coding sequence ATGTCGGCCCTTCTCCTGTCGGCAGTCCTGATTTCCCCTGCGGCGGGACAGAAGAATCCCGCCGGCTCGAATTGGCCCTCTTTCCGTGGACCCAACGCCAGCGGCATCGCGGAAGGGTTTTCGCTTCCAACCACATGGGATGCTACCACTTCAAAGAACATCCTGTGGAAGACTCCAATTCCGGGACTTGGCCATTCGAGCCCGATTGTCTGGGGGAACCGCATCTACGTGTCGACGGCTATCAGCGGCATTGACAGGCCTGAGCTCAAGGTGGGTCTGTATGGCGACATCGGTTCCGTCGAGGACAGGACTTCTCACCGCTGGATTGTCTATTGTCTGGACAGGCTGTCCGGCAAAATCATCTGGGGAAAAACGGTCTATTCGGGAGTTCCCAAGATCAAAAGACACCCCAAGTCCACTCATGCCAATACAACACTGGCGACCGACGGGCGGCACCTCGTAGCTTTTTTTGGTTCTGAAGGTCTTCACTGTTTTGACATGGATGGCAAACCGCTTTGGACGAAGGACCTCGGGCTGCTCGACTCGGGCTACTATGTGGCTCCCGAGGCGCAGTGGGAGTTCGGAAGCTCTCCCATCATCTACCGGGACAGGGTGCTGATACAGTGCGACGTCCTTAATGGCTCGTTCATCGCGGCGTTGAACGTCAAGGACGGCAGTGAAGTCTGGCGCACTCCCCGGAACGACGTTCCGACCTGGGGAACTCCGACCGTTTATGACGACGGCAAGCAGGCTCAAATGATCATAAACGGCTACAGGCACATCGGCAGCTACGACGTAAACACGGGCACAGAGCTCTGGCGACTCAGGGGTGGTGGCGATATCCCCGTGCCTACACCGGTCGTGGCGCGCGACATGGTCTTCATAACGAATGCCCACGGCACCATGGCTCCCATTTATGCAATCCGGCTGAACGCGATCGGCGACATTTCCCTCAAGGCGAACGAGACCTCGAACGAGTTTGTCGCCTGGAGTACGCCCCGCGAGGGGGCCTACATGATCACGCCCATCGTTTATGGCGACTACCTTTACAGCTGCAAGAACAACGGGGTGTTGTACTGCTACGAGGCTGGGACCGGCAAGAAAGTCTACCAGGAGCGCCTCGGCGACGGGACCACCGGTTTCACAGCAGCACCGGTTGCGGGCGACGCCAAGATCTACTTTTCAAGCGAGGATGGGGACATCTACGTGGTCAAGGCCGGCTCCAGGTTTGAGATTCTCTCCAAGAATCCCATGGGAGAAATCTGCATGGCGAGCCCGGCCATCTCCGGAGGCGTCATCTACTTCCGTACCAAAGAACACGTGGTCGCGGTTTCCGCCAGGCCGTGA
- a CDS encoding PQQ-like beta-propeller repeat protein: MRSHRFFLALLGSFLVAGAAAQSDWPQWRGPDRNGVSTETGLLKQWPQAGPPRAWSTSNLGKGYGTVAIQGDRILVQGTQGGSSVVFCLNRADGKTIWTRVLGRSLDQDKGGGPRGTPTVEGERVYALSEDGDLACLQCKDGSLVWAHNILKEFKASNPQWLLSESPLIDGKNLIVTPGGNGAGMAALDKATGKTVWTTRELSDPAAYSSCIVADVQGVRTIMTLTSLAGVGVRANDGKLMWRYAKVANDTANVTTPLFFKDRVFYTSAYDTGCALLQLKAENGDVKAEPVYFSREMMNHHGGVVLVNGYLYGFSNTVLVCMAFDTGRVMWRNRSVGKGSLTYADGNLYLLGEENTVGLAEANPSAYVERGRFKIDDQGWPSWAHPVVCGAKLYIRNQGVLVCYDIKAK, encoded by the coding sequence ATGCGTTCACATAGGTTTTTTCTCGCTCTCCTAGGAAGTTTTTTAGTCGCTGGAGCTGCCGCACAGAGCGATTGGCCGCAGTGGCGGGGTCCGGACCGGAACGGCGTTTCCACGGAGACCGGACTCCTGAAGCAGTGGCCGCAGGCGGGACCACCGAGGGCCTGGTCAACCTCCAACCTCGGAAAAGGCTACGGAACGGTTGCCATCCAGGGCGACCGCATCCTCGTGCAGGGGACGCAGGGCGGCAGCAGCGTCGTGTTCTGCCTCAACCGTGCCGACGGCAAAACGATCTGGACGCGAGTGCTGGGCCGGAGCCTGGACCAGGACAAGGGGGGCGGCCCGCGGGGAACCCCCACCGTGGAAGGCGAGCGTGTGTATGCGTTGTCGGAGGACGGCGACCTCGCATGCCTCCAGTGTAAAGATGGTTCCTTGGTCTGGGCGCACAACATCCTCAAGGAATTCAAAGCTTCGAACCCTCAGTGGCTTCTTAGCGAATCTCCCCTTATCGATGGCAAGAACCTGATCGTAACTCCGGGTGGAAACGGGGCTGGGATGGCAGCGCTGGACAAAGCGACCGGCAAGACCGTTTGGACGACCCGCGAGCTGAGTGATCCGGCCGCCTACTCTTCATGCATTGTCGCCGATGTCCAGGGTGTGCGCACAATCATGACACTGACCTCGCTGGCGGGAGTCGGTGTGCGTGCGAACGATGGCAAGCTCATGTGGCGTTACGCAAAGGTTGCGAACGACACGGCCAACGTTACGACGCCACTCTTTTTCAAGGACAGAGTCTTTTACACTTCGGCTTACGACACCGGCTGTGCGCTGCTCCAGTTAAAGGCGGAGAACGGGGATGTAAAAGCTGAGCCGGTCTATTTCAGCCGTGAGATGATGAACCATCACGGCGGAGTCGTGCTGGTGAACGGATACCTGTACGGCTTTTCGAACACGGTTCTGGTCTGCATGGCATTCGATACCGGCAGGGTTATGTGGCGGAACCGGAGCGTGGGGAAGGGTTCGCTCACTTATGCAGATGGGAATCTCTATCTCCTTGGGGAGGAGAACACGGTCGGCTTGGCCGAGGCGAATCCGTCCGCCTACGTCGAAAGGGGACGGTTCAAAATCGACGATCAGGGGTGGCCCAGCTGGGCGCACCCTGTCGTCTGCGGCGCCAAACTCTATATTCGGAATCAGGGCGTACTCGTCTGCTACGATATCAAAGCCAAGTAG
- a CDS encoding PQQ-binding-like beta-propeller repeat protein — MLPLLTVPLVSQDWPMWGATAQRNMASSMKKLPASWDIKTNKNIKWKADLGSTSYGNPVVADGKVFVGTNNENPKNPEIKGDKGVLMCFRESDGRFLWQAISDKLESGKENDWPEQGVCSAPAVEGKRLYYVTNRGELVCLDTEGFLDGKNDGPYQDEVHKGPTDADVIWKLDMMKELGVFQHNMANSSPLVWESLVFVETSNGRDDSHEKIPSPQAPSFIAVDKNTGKVIWQDNSPGDRILHGQWSSPALGEVDGLMQAFFPGGDGWLYGFNARTGEKLWKFDLNPKDAVWPKTRNDGIATPVFYEGKVFLAVGQDPESGEGVGHMYCIDPTRRGDITESGRIWHYDKIRRSISTAAIADGLVYISDFSGFLHCLDLRSGNPYWTFDALAAVWGSPLAADGKVYLGDEDGDVVVLQAGKVMKKIAEINMGSSVYSTPVPANGVLYIMTRSTLYAIANAGAASEGRFPE; from the coding sequence ATGCTGCCTCTGCTGACGGTGCCGCTTGTTTCTCAGGATTGGCCCATGTGGGGCGCCACGGCGCAACGGAATATGGCATCATCCATGAAGAAGCTGCCCGCGTCCTGGGACATCAAGACGAACAAGAACATCAAATGGAAGGCGGATCTCGGCTCGACGTCTTATGGGAATCCGGTGGTGGCGGACGGAAAAGTGTTTGTAGGCACGAACAATGAGAACCCGAAGAATCCCGAGATCAAGGGGGACAAGGGCGTTCTCATGTGCTTCCGTGAATCCGACGGCAGGTTTCTCTGGCAGGCGATCTCGGACAAGCTGGAATCAGGGAAGGAGAACGACTGGCCTGAACAGGGGGTCTGCTCCGCTCCGGCGGTGGAGGGGAAACGGCTCTACTACGTGACCAACCGCGGAGAACTGGTTTGCCTGGACACGGAAGGATTCCTGGACGGCAAAAACGACGGCCCTTACCAGGACGAAGTCCACAAGGGGCCCACCGATGCCGATGTCATCTGGAAGCTGGATATGATGAAAGAGCTGGGCGTATTCCAGCACAATATGGCCAATTCCTCGCCGCTCGTCTGGGAAAGCCTGGTTTTCGTCGAAACCTCAAATGGCCGCGACGACAGCCATGAAAAAATCCCGTCGCCCCAGGCTCCCAGCTTCATCGCGGTCGACAAAAACACCGGCAAGGTGATTTGGCAGGACAACTCCCCGGGCGACCGCATCCTGCACGGTCAGTGGTCCTCGCCGGCTCTCGGCGAGGTCGACGGCTTGATGCAGGCTTTTTTCCCAGGCGGCGACGGGTGGCTCTATGGCTTCAATGCGCGCACGGGCGAAAAACTCTGGAAGTTCGATTTGAATCCGAAAGACGCGGTTTGGCCGAAAACACGCAACGACGGCATTGCCACGCCCGTCTTCTACGAAGGGAAGGTCTTTCTTGCCGTAGGCCAGGACCCCGAGAGCGGCGAAGGCGTGGGGCATATGTACTGCATCGATCCGACCAGGCGAGGGGACATCACGGAATCAGGCCGCATCTGGCACTACGATAAAATACGCCGCTCCATTTCCACGGCTGCAATCGCGGACGGGCTGGTTTACATCTCCGATTTCAGCGGATTTCTCCATTGCCTGGATCTCAGATCCGGAAACCCCTATTGGACTTTCGACGCGCTTGCCGCCGTGTGGGGCTCTCCTCTGGCGGCCGACGGGAAAGTCTATCTCGGGGATGAGGACGGTGACGTCGTTGTGCTCCAGGCAGGGAAGGTGATGAAGAAGATCGCGGAAATAAACATGGGAAGTTCGGTCTACAGTACACCCGTGCCCGCAAACGGCGTGCTCTACATAATGACGCGCTCGACGCTTTATGCAATTGCGAATGCCGGTGCAGCGTCTGAGGGTCGATTCCCGGAATGA
- a CDS encoding PQQ-binding-like beta-propeller repeat protein: protein MTDDRMLGFVVSCLALCGVLATASQLPVRLDAWPMFRGSSALCGVSETQLPKTLKLRWSYQAKDSIESSAAIVDGTVYVGSMDGSLHAIDLAAGKVRWQYGTGGPVEESSPCVHSGMAYVGDLNGVLHAVDVATGKARWTFKTDGEIKSSPNWAGNRIYFGSYDQYLYCLSATTGALVWKYRTEGPVHCTPAIDKETVYISGCDENFRALEADTGKQLYALPLGAYAGASAAVRDGQAYVGTFGNEVLGIDLKRRITSWTYSHPTRNFPFYSSAALTNDRVVLGGRDKIVHCLARSTGKAVWTFSTRARVESSPLITGNRVFVGSNDGVLYELDLATGKKIWEFTAGAPLSASPAAAQNALVIGSQDGMVYCFGD, encoded by the coding sequence ATGACAGACGACAGAATGCTGGGCTTTGTTGTTTCGTGTCTTGCACTTTGCGGCGTGCTGGCAACAGCTTCGCAGCTTCCGGTACGTCTCGATGCCTGGCCGATGTTTCGGGGATCGTCCGCGCTGTGCGGAGTCTCGGAAACTCAGTTGCCGAAAACGCTCAAATTACGCTGGAGCTACCAGGCGAAAGATTCGATCGAGTCTTCAGCGGCAATCGTGGACGGCACGGTCTATGTGGGATCGATGGACGGCTCGCTCCACGCGATCGACCTCGCTGCTGGAAAGGTGCGCTGGCAGTATGGGACGGGAGGACCTGTCGAGGAGTCATCGCCCTGTGTCCACAGCGGAATGGCCTACGTAGGGGATCTGAACGGCGTCCTTCACGCAGTGGATGTTGCCACCGGGAAAGCCCGCTGGACGTTCAAAACCGACGGCGAGATCAAGTCCTCACCGAACTGGGCCGGCAACCGCATCTATTTCGGATCCTACGACCAGTACCTTTACTGCCTTTCGGCCACGACGGGCGCGCTGGTATGGAAGTACAGGACGGAAGGCCCCGTGCACTGCACGCCGGCAATCGACAAAGAGACAGTCTACATATCGGGTTGTGACGAGAACTTCCGCGCCCTCGAGGCGGACACGGGAAAGCAACTTTACGCATTGCCGCTCGGTGCGTACGCGGGGGCGTCGGCCGCTGTGCGGGACGGCCAGGCGTACGTCGGTACATTCGGAAATGAGGTGCTGGGCATCGATCTCAAGCGGCGCATCACCAGCTGGACCTACAGCCACCCTACCCGCAACTTTCCGTTTTATTCCTCAGCCGCACTGACCAACGATCGCGTGGTTCTGGGCGGGCGCGACAAGATCGTGCATTGCCTGGCGAGATCTACCGGCAAGGCGGTCTGGACTTTTTCGACGCGGGCCCGGGTGGAGTCGTCACCGCTCATCACGGGGAATCGTGTTTTTGTCGGATCAAACGACGGTGTTCTGTACGAGCTGGACCTGGCCACAGGCAAGAAAATCTGGGAATTTACCGCCGGCGCGCCGCTTTCGGCTTCGCCCGCCGCAGCCCAGAATGCGCTTGTCATCGGATCCCAGGACGGCATGGTTTACTGTTTCGGCGATTGA
- a CDS encoding glycosyltransferase family 4 protein, translating into MNIAYITAGAGNMYCGSCLRDNTLAAALMDAGHEVLLIPAYTPTRTDERNVSLNRVFLGGINVYLQHHSGIFRKTPWMLDRLLDFPPFLRLMTRWGVSVDPAHLGRLTVSMLQGTSGHVRKEILKLVRFLARELSPEIINIPNSLLISLAPAIKAEMNVPVCCTLQGEDLFLDGLGEPYRSESLRMIREHAACVDAFVAVSHFGAQQAVEYFGIERSRIRVVPLGINCDGYSPRNGADPEPFTIGYLARIAPEKGLHLLCEAYRRLRSAGGLTRSRLWAAGYLAPEHRSYLADVRGKMESWGLSGEFAYLGELDRRGKLTFLRNLSALSVPGPHPDPKGLFLLEAMACAIPVAQPRCGAFTEIVETTGGGILVEPGNPDNLAEGILQFWKDPGQRRELGSRGYEGVRAHYSSARMAEEALKVYQSLLKKEDKIAVKISGER; encoded by the coding sequence ATGAACATAGCTTACATCACCGCGGGTGCGGGAAACATGTACTGCGGCAGTTGCCTGCGCGACAACACTCTCGCGGCAGCCTTGATGGACGCAGGGCATGAGGTCCTCCTGATCCCGGCCTACACGCCAACGCGCACTGACGAACGCAACGTAAGCCTGAACCGGGTGTTTCTGGGTGGCATCAATGTCTATCTCCAACATCACTCCGGGATTTTCCGCAAAACTCCGTGGATGCTGGACCGGCTCCTGGACTTCCCGCCTTTTTTGAGGCTCATGACCCGATGGGGCGTGAGTGTAGACCCTGCGCATCTGGGCAGGTTGACTGTGTCCATGCTGCAGGGCACGAGCGGGCATGTGCGCAAAGAGATTCTGAAACTCGTCCGGTTTCTTGCCCGGGAACTTTCCCCGGAGATCATCAACATCCCCAATTCCCTTCTCATTTCCCTGGCGCCCGCTATCAAAGCGGAGATGAACGTGCCGGTCTGTTGCACGCTGCAGGGGGAAGACCTTTTCCTCGACGGTCTCGGCGAGCCTTATCGAAGCGAGTCGTTGCGCATGATCCGCGAGCATGCGGCATGCGTCGATGCCTTTGTGGCAGTCAGCCATTTTGGCGCTCAGCAAGCGGTCGAGTATTTCGGGATCGAACGAAGCCGTATCCGTGTTGTGCCTCTGGGCATAAATTGCGACGGTTACAGCCCGCGGAACGGCGCGGATCCCGAACCCTTCACGATCGGCTACCTGGCGCGCATCGCCCCCGAAAAGGGCCTGCACCTGCTCTGCGAGGCTTATCGCCGCCTGAGGTCGGCCGGAGGGCTCACCCGCAGCCGGTTGTGGGCGGCAGGCTATCTGGCCCCGGAACACAGGTCCTATCTGGCGGACGTCCGGGGAAAGATGGAATCCTGGGGATTGTCCGGGGAATTCGCTTACCTCGGCGAACTGGACAGGCGGGGCAAACTCACGTTCCTGCGAAATCTGAGTGCGCTTTCCGTTCCGGGGCCCCATCCGGATCCGAAAGGACTGTTTCTGCTCGAAGCCATGGCCTGCGCCATTCCTGTCGCCCAGCCGCGGTGCGGGGCTTTCACCGAGATAGTGGAAACCACAGGCGGCGGCATCCTGGTGGAACCCGGCAATCCGGACAACCTGGCCGAGGGAATATTGCAGTTCTGGAAGGATCCCGGGCAGAGAAGGGAATTGGGCTCCAGAGGATACGAGGGCGTGCGGGCACACTACAGCTCGGCGCGGATGGCGGAAGAGGCACTGAAGGTCTATCAGTCCCTTCTGAAGAAAGAGGATAAAATTGCTGTGAAGATCAGCGGGGAGAGATAA
- a CDS encoding ABC transporter ATP-binding protein, with the protein MLEVRNLTKEYPTPAGPLHVLSDINLSLTEKDSVSIVGPSGSGKSTLLYILGTLEPPTSGTVLLSGRNPFELNDKSLAAFRNEQVGFVFQDHHLLPQCTVLENVLIPTLVAQGTDGESQRRALELLDQVGLSPRMHHRPHELSGGEKQRVALARALVRKPQLVLCDEPTGNLDHESTEAVAALLLELHRSRRAILIVVTHNLDLAQRFDLKYSLRDASLRPNF; encoded by the coding sequence GTGCTCGAAGTTCGCAACCTTACGAAGGAATACCCCACACCTGCGGGTCCGCTACACGTGTTGTCGGATATAAATCTCTCTCTCACCGAGAAAGACTCCGTCTCGATCGTGGGTCCCTCGGGCAGCGGCAAGAGCACACTTCTCTACATACTGGGCACGCTCGAACCGCCGACCTCGGGGACGGTTCTGTTGAGCGGAAGGAATCCGTTCGAACTCAATGACAAGAGCCTCGCCGCGTTCCGCAACGAACAGGTCGGTTTTGTCTTCCAGGACCACCACCTGCTCCCCCAGTGCACGGTGCTCGAAAACGTGCTCATCCCGACCCTGGTGGCGCAGGGTACGGATGGCGAATCGCAGCGCCGTGCTCTCGAGCTGCTCGATCAGGTCGGCCTCAGCCCCAGGATGCACCACCGCCCGCACGAACTCTCCGGCGGCGAAAAACAGCGGGTGGCACTGGCCCGGGCCCTCGTGCGCAAACCGCAGCTCGTGCTCTGCGACGAGCCGACAGGAAACCTGGATCACGAGTCGACGGAAGCGGTGGCCGCGTTGCTCCTGGAACTGCACCGGAGCCGCCGGGCCATCCTGATCGTCGTCACCCACAATCTGGACCTCGCGCAGAGATTCGACCTGAAATACAGTCTCAGGGACGCCTCCCTGCGCCCGAATTTCTGA